From one Phycodurus eques isolate BA_2022a chromosome 19, UOR_Pequ_1.1, whole genome shotgun sequence genomic stretch:
- the LOC133417972 gene encoding uncharacterized protein LOC133417972 isoform X7 — translation MESAGTDDRVGATPEPTEQPERDPPRPETQHVNKQHQSGPLENEQEVETIDNVTAPESSVVSLRSDTIQQDQPQVKKPREEKADLGLAETGELSQAEGPASSQVDRHQELPSPLLPESQHTEKKDEHAQSSHAESAQVKSSQVEAELVGTSPVNTSQAESVLVESMQVESMQTETYQAECSQAEGYHVPATPTEFSKAEASHVESTQVERSQSEYAQLGSTPEESAQAKSSQAEASHVKAAQVETSQAESAQVESMLEESGQAESMQAEKAQAEASDDESPQVETSHPASAQVESTPADSAQPKNSLSESAQEQSQAESLEAETSQAEVAQVESTKVETSQPESSHAESTPADLVQSETLMSKSAQESFQAESSHAEVSHVETKNSETSPAMLALVESSLMESAQIKTALVESMQAESSQAEASQVQPIQDETPQAQFAQVESMPEESTREASLVEPAQMENSSDESDQVDSTQADSHAESSQAKSDKVLPSDNLSTKTEKERHDPSSPPVLQDQEEVCELARTPISVANT, via the exons ATGGAGTCTGCAGGAACAGACGATCGTGTGGGAGCCACGCCCGAACCTACTGAGCAACCTGAGAGGGACCCTCCTCGGCCGGAAACCCAACATGTTAACAAACAGCACCAAAGTGGACCTCTGGAGAATGAACAGGag GTTGAGACGATCGATAATGTAACCGCTCCAGAGTCCTCAGTTGTCTCTCTGCGGTCTGACACTATCCAGCAGGACCAGCCCCAAGTGAAGAAACCAAGGGAGGAAAAGGCG GATCTTGGCCTGGCTGAAACCGGTGAGCTGTCCCAGGCTGAAGGCCCCGCTTCTAGCCAGGTGGACAGACACCAGGAGCTACCGAGCCCACTTCTCCCCGAAAGCCAACACACAGAGAAG AAGGATGAGCACGCCCAGTCTTCCCATGCAGAGTCTGCACAGGTGAAGTCCTCGCAAGTAGAAGCTGAGCTGGTGGGGACCTCGCCGGTCAATACCTCCCAGGCTGAGTCTGTGCTGGTAGAGTCCATGCAGGTCGAATCCATGCAGACTGAGACCTACCAGGCTGAGTGCTCTCAAGCTGAGGGCTACCATGTCCCAGCCACGCCGACTGAGTTCTCTAAGGCTGAGGCCTCCCATGTGGAATCTACACAAGTTGAGCGCTCCCAGTCAGAGTATGCGCAGTTGGGGTCTACGCCGGAGGAGTCTGCGCAGGCCAAATCCTCTCAAGCTGAGGCTTCCCATGTCAAAGCCGCACAAGTTGAGACCTCCCAGGCTGAGTCTGCGCAGGTGGAGTCCATGCTAGAAGAGTCTGGACAGGCCGAGTCCATGCAGGCTGAGAAAGCCCAGGCTGAGGCCTCTGACGATGAATCTCCACAAGTTGAGACCTCTCATCCCGCATCTGCACAGGTGGAGTCCACACCAGCGGACTCTGCTCAGCCTAAGAACTCCCTGTCCGAGTCTGCCCAGGAGCAGTCCCAGGCCGAGTCTTTGGAGGCGGAGACCTCCCAGGCTGAGGTCGCACAGGTTGAATCCACAAAAGTTGAGACCTCTCAGCCCGAGTCTTCACATGCGGAATCTACACCGGCAGATTTAGTTCAGTCCGAGACCCTCATGTCCAAGTCTGCACAAGAATCTTTCCAGGCTGAGTCCTCTCATGCTGAGGTTTCTCACGTCGAAACCAAAAACAGTGAGACCTCCCCGGCCATGTTGGCGCTGGTGGAATCCTCTTTGATGGAGTCTGCGCAGATCAAGACTGCGCTTGTGGAGTCCATGCAGGCCGAGTCCTCTCAAGCTGAGGCCTCTCAGGTCCAACCCATACAAGATGAGACTCCCCAAGCCCAGTTTGCACAGGTGGAGTCAATGCCGGAGGAGTCAAccagggaggcctccctggTTGAACCTGCACAAATGGAGAACTCCTCAGACGAGTCTGACCAGGTGGATTCCACGCAGGCAGACTCCCATGCTGAGTCATCGCAGGCCAAGTCCGACAAAGTCCTACCGAGTGACAACCTgtcaacaaaaactgaaaaggaGAGGCACGATCCAAGTTCACCTCCTGTTCTTCAAGACCAAGAAGAGGTTTGTGAGCTTGCCCGGACACCCATCTCTGTTGCTAACACTTAA
- the LOC133417972 gene encoding uncharacterized protein LOC133417972 isoform X8 → MSGGGVSMMGCFVVVVVVLHVHAMCAVCWPWITGQAWVSYMHGVETIDNVTAPESSVVSLRSDTIQQDQPQVKKPREEKADLGLAETGELSQAEGPASSQVDRHQELPSPLLPESQHTEKKDEHAQSSHAESAQVKSSQVEAELVGTSPVNTSQAESVLVESMQVESMQTETYQAECSQAEGYHVPATPTEFSKAEASHVESTQVERSQSEYAQLGSTPEESAQAKSSQAEASHVKAAQVETSQAESAQVESMLEESGQAESMQAEKAQAEASDDESPQVETSHPASAQVESTPADSAQPKNSLSESAQEQSQAESLEAETSQAEVAQVESTKVETSQPESSHAESTPADLVQSETLMSKSAQESFQAESSHAEVSHVETKNSETSPAMLALVESSLMESAQIKTALVESMQAESSQAEASQVQPIQDETPQAQFAQVESMPEESTREASLVEPAQMENSSDESDQVDSTQADSHAESSQAKSDKVLPSDNLSTKTEKERHDPSSPPVLQDQEEVCELARTPISVANT, encoded by the exons atgtCTGGTGGTGGTGTCTCCATGATGGGTTgctttgtggtggtggtggtggtgctgcATGTGCATGCAATGTGTGCAGTCTGCTGGCCTTGGATCACAGGGCAAGCTTGGGTTAGCTACATGCATGGG GTTGAGACGATCGATAATGTAACCGCTCCAGAGTCCTCAGTTGTCTCTCTGCGGTCTGACACTATCCAGCAGGACCAGCCCCAAGTGAAGAAACCAAGGGAGGAAAAGGCG GATCTTGGCCTGGCTGAAACCGGTGAGCTGTCCCAGGCTGAAGGCCCCGCTTCTAGCCAGGTGGACAGACACCAGGAGCTACCGAGCCCACTTCTCCCCGAAAGCCAACACACAGAGAAG AAGGATGAGCACGCCCAGTCTTCCCATGCAGAGTCTGCACAGGTGAAGTCCTCGCAAGTAGAAGCTGAGCTGGTGGGGACCTCGCCGGTCAATACCTCCCAGGCTGAGTCTGTGCTGGTAGAGTCCATGCAGGTCGAATCCATGCAGACTGAGACCTACCAGGCTGAGTGCTCTCAAGCTGAGGGCTACCATGTCCCAGCCACGCCGACTGAGTTCTCTAAGGCTGAGGCCTCCCATGTGGAATCTACACAAGTTGAGCGCTCCCAGTCAGAGTATGCGCAGTTGGGGTCTACGCCGGAGGAGTCTGCGCAGGCCAAATCCTCTCAAGCTGAGGCTTCCCATGTCAAAGCCGCACAAGTTGAGACCTCCCAGGCTGAGTCTGCGCAGGTGGAGTCCATGCTAGAAGAGTCTGGACAGGCCGAGTCCATGCAGGCTGAGAAAGCCCAGGCTGAGGCCTCTGACGATGAATCTCCACAAGTTGAGACCTCTCATCCCGCATCTGCACAGGTGGAGTCCACACCAGCGGACTCTGCTCAGCCTAAGAACTCCCTGTCCGAGTCTGCCCAGGAGCAGTCCCAGGCCGAGTCTTTGGAGGCGGAGACCTCCCAGGCTGAGGTCGCACAGGTTGAATCCACAAAAGTTGAGACCTCTCAGCCCGAGTCTTCACATGCGGAATCTACACCGGCAGATTTAGTTCAGTCCGAGACCCTCATGTCCAAGTCTGCACAAGAATCTTTCCAGGCTGAGTCCTCTCATGCTGAGGTTTCTCACGTCGAAACCAAAAACAGTGAGACCTCCCCGGCCATGTTGGCGCTGGTGGAATCCTCTTTGATGGAGTCTGCGCAGATCAAGACTGCGCTTGTGGAGTCCATGCAGGCCGAGTCCTCTCAAGCTGAGGCCTCTCAGGTCCAACCCATACAAGATGAGACTCCCCAAGCCCAGTTTGCACAGGTGGAGTCAATGCCGGAGGAGTCAAccagggaggcctccctggTTGAACCTGCACAAATGGAGAACTCCTCAGACGAGTCTGACCAGGTGGATTCCACGCAGGCAGACTCCCATGCTGAGTCATCGCAGGCCAAGTCCGACAAAGTCCTACCGAGTGACAACCTgtcaacaaaaactgaaaaggaGAGGCACGATCCAAGTTCACCTCCTGTTCTTCAAGACCAAGAAGAGGTTTGTGAGCTTGCCCGGACACCCATCTCTGTTGCTAACACTTAA
- the LOC133417972 gene encoding uncharacterized protein LOC133417972 isoform X9: MHGVETIDNVTAPESSVVSLRSDTIQQDQPQVKKPREEKADLGLAETGELSQAEGPASSQVDRHQELPSPLLPESQHTEKKDEHAQSSHAESAQVKSSQVEAELVGTSPVNTSQAESVLVESMQVESMQTETYQAECSQAEGYHVPATPTEFSKAEASHVESTQVERSQSEYAQLGSTPEESAQAKSSQAEASHVKAAQVETSQAESAQVESMLEESGQAESMQAEKAQAEASDDESPQVETSHPASAQVESTPADSAQPKNSLSESAQEQSQAESLEAETSQAEVAQVESTKVETSQPESSHAESTPADLVQSETLMSKSAQESFQAESSHAEVSHVETKNSETSPAMLALVESSLMESAQIKTALVESMQAESSQAEASQVQPIQDETPQAQFAQVESMPEESTREASLVEPAQMENSSDESDQVDSTQADSHAESSQAKSDKVLPSDNLSTKTEKERHDPSSPPVLQDQEEVCELARTPISVANT; this comes from the exons ATGCATGGG GTTGAGACGATCGATAATGTAACCGCTCCAGAGTCCTCAGTTGTCTCTCTGCGGTCTGACACTATCCAGCAGGACCAGCCCCAAGTGAAGAAACCAAGGGAGGAAAAGGCG GATCTTGGCCTGGCTGAAACCGGTGAGCTGTCCCAGGCTGAAGGCCCCGCTTCTAGCCAGGTGGACAGACACCAGGAGCTACCGAGCCCACTTCTCCCCGAAAGCCAACACACAGAGAAG AAGGATGAGCACGCCCAGTCTTCCCATGCAGAGTCTGCACAGGTGAAGTCCTCGCAAGTAGAAGCTGAGCTGGTGGGGACCTCGCCGGTCAATACCTCCCAGGCTGAGTCTGTGCTGGTAGAGTCCATGCAGGTCGAATCCATGCAGACTGAGACCTACCAGGCTGAGTGCTCTCAAGCTGAGGGCTACCATGTCCCAGCCACGCCGACTGAGTTCTCTAAGGCTGAGGCCTCCCATGTGGAATCTACACAAGTTGAGCGCTCCCAGTCAGAGTATGCGCAGTTGGGGTCTACGCCGGAGGAGTCTGCGCAGGCCAAATCCTCTCAAGCTGAGGCTTCCCATGTCAAAGCCGCACAAGTTGAGACCTCCCAGGCTGAGTCTGCGCAGGTGGAGTCCATGCTAGAAGAGTCTGGACAGGCCGAGTCCATGCAGGCTGAGAAAGCCCAGGCTGAGGCCTCTGACGATGAATCTCCACAAGTTGAGACCTCTCATCCCGCATCTGCACAGGTGGAGTCCACACCAGCGGACTCTGCTCAGCCTAAGAACTCCCTGTCCGAGTCTGCCCAGGAGCAGTCCCAGGCCGAGTCTTTGGAGGCGGAGACCTCCCAGGCTGAGGTCGCACAGGTTGAATCCACAAAAGTTGAGACCTCTCAGCCCGAGTCTTCACATGCGGAATCTACACCGGCAGATTTAGTTCAGTCCGAGACCCTCATGTCCAAGTCTGCACAAGAATCTTTCCAGGCTGAGTCCTCTCATGCTGAGGTTTCTCACGTCGAAACCAAAAACAGTGAGACCTCCCCGGCCATGTTGGCGCTGGTGGAATCCTCTTTGATGGAGTCTGCGCAGATCAAGACTGCGCTTGTGGAGTCCATGCAGGCCGAGTCCTCTCAAGCTGAGGCCTCTCAGGTCCAACCCATACAAGATGAGACTCCCCAAGCCCAGTTTGCACAGGTGGAGTCAATGCCGGAGGAGTCAAccagggaggcctccctggTTGAACCTGCACAAATGGAGAACTCCTCAGACGAGTCTGACCAGGTGGATTCCACGCAGGCAGACTCCCATGCTGAGTCATCGCAGGCCAAGTCCGACAAAGTCCTACCGAGTGACAACCTgtcaacaaaaactgaaaaggaGAGGCACGATCCAAGTTCACCTCCTGTTCTTCAAGACCAAGAAGAGGTTTGTGAGCTTGCCCGGACACCCATCTCTGTTGCTAACACTTAA